One Halalkalicoccus tibetensis genomic region harbors:
- a CDS encoding uracil-DNA glycosylase produces the protein MENMDGPRVTECERCPALVESRSRIVNGTGPEDADLLIVGEAPGEQEDREGEPFVGRSGSELDEKLREHAIPREEVRITNCVRCRPPENRDPTKEELENCRGYLEREVDIVDPDLIMTVGKVPTEHLLERDVAVTKEAGTVEERRIGETSRRVLISVHPAAMLYDRSQEETLDATIGEAASLIGADGNGNDQSRLDSF, from the coding sequence GCTCGTCGAGTCCCGGTCGCGGATCGTCAACGGGACCGGGCCGGAGGACGCCGACCTGCTGATCGTCGGGGAGGCGCCGGGCGAACAGGAGGACCGCGAGGGCGAGCCCTTCGTCGGGCGAAGCGGCAGCGAGCTCGACGAGAAGCTCCGCGAACACGCCATTCCCCGCGAGGAGGTCCGGATCACCAACTGCGTGCGCTGTCGCCCGCCGGAGAACCGCGACCCGACCAAGGAGGAACTCGAGAACTGTCGGGGCTACCTCGAACGGGAGGTCGACATCGTCGACCCCGACCTGATCATGACCGTCGGCAAGGTGCCCACCGAACACCTGCTGGAGCGCGACGTCGCGGTGACCAAGGAGGCCGGAACCGTCGAGGAACGCCGCATCGGCGAGACCTCCCGCCGGGTGCTGATCAGCGTCCATCCGGCGGCGATGCTCTACGACCGCTCCCAGGAGGAGACCCTCGACGCGACGATCGGGGAGGCGGCCTCGCTGATCGGCGCGGACGGGAACGGAAACGACCAGTCCCGGCTCGACTCCTTCTAA
- a CDS encoding cold-shock protein, whose amino-acid sequence MANGKVDFFNDTGGYGFISTDDGDLDEDEDVFFHMEDVGGEDLTEGTEVEFDIESSPKGPRAANVVRQ is encoded by the coding sequence ATGGCAAACGGAAAGGTTGATTTCTTCAACGACACTGGCGGCTACGGTTTCATTTCGACTGACGACGGCGACCTCGACGAGGACGAAGACGTCTTCTTCCACATGGAGGACGTCGGCGGGGAGGACCTGACGGAAGGTACTGAGGTCGAGTTCGACATCGAGTCCTCGCCCAAGGGGCCTCGAGCGGCGAACGTCGTCCGACAGTAA
- the hisH gene encoding imidazole glycerol phosphate synthase subunit HisH — MSTSTQAPRAPTTLAEVVVVDYGLGNLRSVTRGLERAGAEVEITDDPEAFAEADGIVLPGVGAFREGVENAGPYREPLLEAAERGQPVFGICLGMQMLLTDSEEAAHDGEGDVEGLDLIPGTNVRFDQGQKVPHMGWNELNVEREHPLVEGVDGEYAYFVHSYYAEPEDPTSVVATTDYGIEFPAIVANEAGNVFGTQFHPEKSGETGLAILRNFVGICAES, encoded by the coding sequence ATGAGCACGAGCACGCAGGCCCCGCGGGCGCCCACGACGCTCGCGGAGGTCGTCGTCGTCGATTACGGACTGGGGAACCTCCGCAGCGTCACCCGTGGATTGGAGCGCGCGGGGGCCGAAGTAGAGATCACCGACGATCCCGAGGCCTTCGCCGAGGCCGACGGGATCGTCCTCCCGGGCGTGGGCGCGTTCCGCGAGGGCGTCGAGAACGCCGGGCCGTACCGCGAGCCGCTTCTGGAGGCCGCGGAGCGCGGCCAGCCGGTCTTCGGGATCTGTCTCGGCATGCAGATGCTGCTGACCGACAGCGAGGAGGCCGCCCACGACGGCGAGGGCGACGTCGAAGGGCTCGACCTGATTCCCGGGACGAACGTCCGGTTCGACCAGGGTCAGAAGGTCCCCCACATGGGCTGGAACGAGCTGAACGTCGAGCGCGAGCACCCGCTGGTCGAGGGTGTGGATGGCGAGTACGCCTACTTCGTCCACTCCTACTACGCCGAACCCGAGGACCCTACCAGCGTGGTCGCGACCACCGACTACGGGATCGAGTTCCCCGCGATCGTCGCCAACGAGGCGGGCAACGTCTTCGGCACCCAGTTCCACCCCGAGAAATCGGGCGAGACGGGGCTGGCGATCCTGCGGAACTTCGTCGGGATCTGCGCCGAATCGTAG